The proteins below come from a single Gossypium raimondii isolate GPD5lz chromosome 2, ASM2569854v1, whole genome shotgun sequence genomic window:
- the LOC105787665 gene encoding casein kinase II subunit alpha isoform X1, giving the protein MAIRPLNFTTISLHHHSPRLSHSLLFSPSPISSSLASTLSFLRGIASKTSYSAVSQQQQQQQKLRKELLLKELKETETLAQKIGKAIRHPGFPSKSRVYADVNVIRPKEYWDYESLIVQWGREQDDYRVVRKVGRGKYSEVFEGVHCTDNEKCIIKILKPVKKKKIKREIKILQNLCGGPNIVKLLDIVRDQQSKTPSLIFEYVNNTDFKVLYPTLSDYDIRYYIYELLKALDYCHSQGIMHRDVKPHNVMIDHEQRKLRLIDWGLAEFYHPGKEYNVRVASRYFKGPELLVDLQDYDYSLDLWSLGCMFAGMIFRKEPFFYGHDNYDQLVKIAKVLGTDELNAYLNKYGIELDPHLLFLVGRHSHKPWTKFINAENQHLALPEAIDFLDKLLRYDHLERLTAKEAMAHPYFYPIRNAESSRTRT; this is encoded by the exons ATGGCCATAAGGCCTTTGAATTTCACGACAATCTCTCTTCACCACCACAGCCCCCGTCTCAGCCACTCTCTCCTCTTCTCCCCTTCACCAATCTCCTCCTCTCTTGCTTCTACCCTTTCCTTCCTCCGCGGAATCGCCTCCAAAACATCATACTCCGCCGTTTCTCAACAGCAACAGCAGCAACAAAAGCTGAGGAAAGAGCTTTTGTTGAAGGAGCTGAAAGAAACCGAAACCCTGGCGCAAAAGATAGGGAAAGCCATTAGGCACCCTGGCTTTCCTTCTAAGTCTAGGGTTTACGCCGATGTCAATGTTATTCGTCCTAAAGAGTACTGGGATTACGAGTCTCTAATTGTCCAATGGGG CAGGGAACAAGATGATTACAGGGTGGTTAGGAAAGTTGGAAGAGGGAAATACAGTGAGGTTTTCGAAGGCGTTCATTGTACTGATAATGAGAAATGTATTATCAAGATTCTCAAACCtgtaaagaagaagaag ATTAAGAGGGAGATTAAAATTCTGCAAAATCTTTGTGGAGGGCCGAATATTGTGAAGTTGCTCGATATAGTTAGGGATCAGCAATCGAAGACGCCGAGTCTTATATTTGAATACGTGAATAATACGGATTTTAAAGTGCTTTATCCGACACTCTCAGATTATGATATTAGATATTATATCTATGAACTTTTGAAG GCATTGGATTATTGCCACTCACAAGGTATTATGCACCGAGATGTGAAGCCCCATAATGTGATGATTGATCACGAGCAGCGTAAACTTCGTCTTATTGATTGGGGCCTTGCTGAGTTCTATCATCCAGGGAAAGAATACAATGTTCGTGTTGCTTCGAG ATATTTTAAAGGTCCTGAGCTTCTTGTTGATTTGCAAGACTATGATTACTCTTTAGACTTGTGGAGCCTTGGTTGTATGTTTGCTGGAATG ATATTCCGGAAGGAGCCATTCTTTTATGGGCATGATAATTATGATCAACTAGTCAAGATAGCCAAG GTTCTTGGGACAGATGAATTAAATGCTTATCTAAATAAGTATGGTATCGAATTGGATCCccatcttttatttcttgttgggag GCATAGTCACAAACCTTGGACAAAGTTCATTAATGCTGAGAATCAACATCTGGCATTACCTGAG GCCATTGATTTCCTCGATAAGTTGCTTCGATATGATCATTTGGAAAGGCTAACTGCAAAAGAAGCAATG GCTCAtccttatttttacccaattagAAATGCGGAAAGCAGCAGAACTCGGACCTAG
- the LOC105787665 gene encoding casein kinase II subunit alpha isoform X2, whose product MAIRPLNFTTISLHHHSPRLSHSLLFSPSPISSSLASTLSFLRGIASKTSYSAVSQQQQQQQKLRKELLLKELKETETLAQKIGKAIRHPGFPSKSRVYADVNVIRPKEYWDYESLIVQWGEQDDYRVVRKVGRGKYSEVFEGVHCTDNEKCIIKILKPVKKKKIKREIKILQNLCGGPNIVKLLDIVRDQQSKTPSLIFEYVNNTDFKVLYPTLSDYDIRYYIYELLKALDYCHSQGIMHRDVKPHNVMIDHEQRKLRLIDWGLAEFYHPGKEYNVRVASRYFKGPELLVDLQDYDYSLDLWSLGCMFAGMIFRKEPFFYGHDNYDQLVKIAKVLGTDELNAYLNKYGIELDPHLLFLVGRHSHKPWTKFINAENQHLALPEAIDFLDKLLRYDHLERLTAKEAMAHPYFYPIRNAESSRTRT is encoded by the exons ATGGCCATAAGGCCTTTGAATTTCACGACAATCTCTCTTCACCACCACAGCCCCCGTCTCAGCCACTCTCTCCTCTTCTCCCCTTCACCAATCTCCTCCTCTCTTGCTTCTACCCTTTCCTTCCTCCGCGGAATCGCCTCCAAAACATCATACTCCGCCGTTTCTCAACAGCAACAGCAGCAACAAAAGCTGAGGAAAGAGCTTTTGTTGAAGGAGCTGAAAGAAACCGAAACCCTGGCGCAAAAGATAGGGAAAGCCATTAGGCACCCTGGCTTTCCTTCTAAGTCTAGGGTTTACGCCGATGTCAATGTTATTCGTCCTAAAGAGTACTGGGATTACGAGTCTCTAATTGTCCAATGGGG GGAACAAGATGATTACAGGGTGGTTAGGAAAGTTGGAAGAGGGAAATACAGTGAGGTTTTCGAAGGCGTTCATTGTACTGATAATGAGAAATGTATTATCAAGATTCTCAAACCtgtaaagaagaagaag ATTAAGAGGGAGATTAAAATTCTGCAAAATCTTTGTGGAGGGCCGAATATTGTGAAGTTGCTCGATATAGTTAGGGATCAGCAATCGAAGACGCCGAGTCTTATATTTGAATACGTGAATAATACGGATTTTAAAGTGCTTTATCCGACACTCTCAGATTATGATATTAGATATTATATCTATGAACTTTTGAAG GCATTGGATTATTGCCACTCACAAGGTATTATGCACCGAGATGTGAAGCCCCATAATGTGATGATTGATCACGAGCAGCGTAAACTTCGTCTTATTGATTGGGGCCTTGCTGAGTTCTATCATCCAGGGAAAGAATACAATGTTCGTGTTGCTTCGAG ATATTTTAAAGGTCCTGAGCTTCTTGTTGATTTGCAAGACTATGATTACTCTTTAGACTTGTGGAGCCTTGGTTGTATGTTTGCTGGAATG ATATTCCGGAAGGAGCCATTCTTTTATGGGCATGATAATTATGATCAACTAGTCAAGATAGCCAAG GTTCTTGGGACAGATGAATTAAATGCTTATCTAAATAAGTATGGTATCGAATTGGATCCccatcttttatttcttgttgggag GCATAGTCACAAACCTTGGACAAAGTTCATTAATGCTGAGAATCAACATCTGGCATTACCTGAG GCCATTGATTTCCTCGATAAGTTGCTTCGATATGATCATTTGGAAAGGCTAACTGCAAAAGAAGCAATG GCTCAtccttatttttacccaattagAAATGCGGAAAGCAGCAGAACTCGGACCTAG